A window from Malania oleifera isolate guangnan ecotype guangnan chromosome 7, ASM2987363v1, whole genome shotgun sequence encodes these proteins:
- the LOC131159308 gene encoding probable leucine-rich repeat receptor-like protein kinase At1g35710 isoform X1 — MSTHPRLLSFLLFFLLIHLLFLASPPPPPSHCAAFVSALVATTSQTNALVAWKASLDNHSQSILSSWVGTDPCNRWIGIGCHKSIRSIAYVNLTGLALRGTLHSFNFSSFQHLQKLDLSNNSLFGNIPSNLGMLKSLNDLELSNNNLTGPIPTTLGDLHNLTTLHLYDNMLSGSIPREIGRLNSLNDLELSGNNLTGPIPTTIGDLRNLTTLYLHRNMLSGSIPREIGMLKSLNNLYLSGNNLTDPIPTTIGDLRNLTTLYLYDNMLSGSIPREIGMLKSLNELDLSGNNLTGPIPTTIGDLGNLTTLYLYDNMLSGSIPREIGMLKSLIVLSLSFNNLTASIPSSIRNLKNLTTLYLGENELTGSIPREIGMLKSLNSLELSNNNLTGPIPTTIGDMGNLTILYLYDNNLTGALPTAIGNFTKLTSLSLYNNLLSGLLPSEIGKLKSLQELHLFSNKFYGSIPQEMNNLTHLRLLALSDNKFIGHFPENTCLGGLLENFTIQDNHFIGSIAKILRNCTTLVRVRLERNQFTGNISEHFGIYPNLNYMDLSNNKFYGELSHKWGQCYRMTALKLSNNKISSEIPLELGKATNLQVLDLSSNNLVGTIPKELGRLTSMLVLLLDNNKLSGTIPLEILTLSSLEHLSMASNNLSGLVPKEIGECKRLWILSMCNNRFEGTLPFQIGKLESLQFLDLSMNLFVGEIPQQVGKLNKLETLNLSHNGFSGSIPSTFDDLIALTSVDVSYNKHLEGPIPTAKPFQIAQIDSYRNTSLCGSVLGLEACPSTISHISHEEKGNKIMILTAVSIMAVVFSILIIAGVFFLLGSREKKMDNQPREMQNENIFAVWRYDGMMVYEQIFEATEGFNFKYCIGVGGYGVVYKAKLPSTGQVVAVKKLHPLQDDESMDNSKAFESEIRALTEICHRNIVKLYGFCSHVEQSLLIYQFIERGSLGKMLSNGNREQAMELNWSRRVNVVRGIANALSYMHHDCSPPIIHRDISSNNVLLDLEYEAHVSDFGTARLLKPDSSNWSSMAGTIGYTAPELSYTMKVTEKCDVYSFGVVSMEVIMGRHPGDLISSLPFSSSLPSTSSSLSTHHVLLKDVVDQRLSPPTNKLANEVAWIVKLAFACLYSNPQIRPTMRQVSQKLSVKKPPLQKSFSTLALDDILATNI; from the exons ATGTCTACCCACCCCCGGCTTCTTTccttccttctcttcttcctcctcATCCACCTCCTCTTTCTTGCatcccctcctcctcctccttcccaTTGCGCTGCTTTTGTCTCTGCTTTAGTCGCCACTACTTCTCAAACAAATGCTTTGGTGGCATGGAAGGCGAGTCTTGACAACCACAGCCAATCTATTTTGTCCTCTTGGGTTGGAACCGACCCTTGCAATCGATGGATTGGAATTGGGTGTCACAAGTCCATAAGGAGCATTGCATATGTAAACCTCACGGGCCTTGCTTTGAGAGGTACGCTCCATAGTTTTAATTTCTCGTCCTTCCAACACCTCCAAAAGCTTGATCTTAGCAACAACTCCCTCTTCGGAAACATTCCCTCGAATCTAGGAATGCTTAAGTCTCTCAATGACCTTGAATTGTCAAATAACAACCTCACAGGGCCAATCCCAACTACTCTAGGAGACTTGCACAACTTGACCACCCTGCACCTTTATGATAACATGCTTTCTGGATCTATTCCTCGAGAGATAGGAAGGCTTAATTCTCTTAATGACCTTGAATTGTCAGGTAACAACCTCACAGGGCCAATCCCAACTACTATAGGAGACTTGCGCAACTTGACCACCCTGTACCTTCATCGTAACATGCTTTCTGGATCTATTCCTCGAGAGATAGGAATGCTTAAGTCTCTCAATAACCTTTATTTGTCAGGTAACAACCTCACAGACCCAATCCCAACTACTATAGGAGACTTGCGCAACTTGACCACCCTGTACCTTTATGACAACATGCTTTCTGGATCTATTCCTCGTGAGATAGGAATGCTTAAGTCTCTCAATGAACTTGATTTGTCAGGTAACAACCTCACAGGGCCAATCCCAACTACTATAGGAGACTTGGGCAACTTGACCACCTTGTACCTTTATGACAACATGCTTTCTGGATCTATTCCTCGAGAGATAGGAATGCTTAAGTCTCTCATTGTTCTTTCATTGTCATTTAACAATCTCACAGCTTCAATTCCAAGTTCgataagaaatttaaaaaacttGACCACTTTGTACCTTGGGGAAAATGAACTTACTGGATCTATTCCTCGAGAGATAGGAATGCTTAAGTCTCTCAATAGCCTTGAATTGTCAAATAACAACCTCACAGGGCCAATCCCAACTACTATAGGAGACATGGGCAacttgaccatcctgtacctttatGACAACAACCTCACGGGGGCCCTTCCAACTGCAATTGGAAATTTTACTAAGCTCACCTCCCTATCACTATATAATAATCTATTATCAGGCCTACTCCCTTCAGAAATAGGGAAATTGAAGTCTCTTCAAGAGTTACACTTGTTTTCCAACAAATTTTATGGCTCAATTCCTCAAGAGATGAATAATCTTACACATTTGAGGCTCCTGGCTTTATCTGATAACAAATTTATTGGCCATTTTCCAGAAAATACATGCCTTGGTGGTTTGCTTGAGAATTTTACTATACAAGATAACCATTTCATAGGTTCCATTGCAAAAATCTTAAGGAACTGTACTACCCTAGTTAGGGTTAGGCTAGAAAGGAATCAGTTCACTGGAAACATATCAGAACATTTTGGCATATACCCAAATTTAAATTATATGGATTTGAGCAACAATAAATTCTATGGCGAGCTTTCTCATAAGTGGGGGCAATGCTATAGAATGACGGCCCTAAAACTCTCCAACAATAAAATCTCAAGTGAGATTCCTCTTGAACTTGGCAAAGCTACAAATCTACAAGTGCTTGACCTCTCCTCAAATAACCTTGTTGGGACGATCCCAAAGGAACTTGGGAGATTGACATCAATGTTAGTCCTTTTGCTAGACAACAACAAGCTTTCAGGCACTATTCCATTAGAAATTCTAACGCTTTCAAGTCTAGAACATCTTAGCATGGCATCAAATAATTTAAGTGGCTTAGTTCCGAAAGAAATAGGGGAGTGCAAAAGATTATGGATCTTGAGTATGTGTAATAACAGATTTGAAGGAACTCTGCCATTTCAAATTGGCAAGTTAGAATCTTTGCAATTTCTTGATCTAAGCATGAATTTGTTTGTTGGAGAGATACCACAGCAGGTTGGCAAATTGAATAAGTTGGAAACATTGAATCTCTCCCACAATGGATTCTCCGGTTCAATTCCATCCACCTTTGATGATCTCATTGCCTTGACATCTGTCGATGTATCCTACAATAAGCACTTAGAGGGTCCTATTCCTACGGCCAAGCCCTTTCAAATTGCTCAAATTGATTCCTACAGAAACACAAGCTTATGTGGCAGTGTCCTAGGTTTGGAGGCTTGTCCCTCTACGATTAGCCACATTTCTCATgaagaaaagggaaataaaatCATGATCTTGACTGCAGTCTCCATAATGGCAGTAGTATTTTCCATACTCATTATAGCTGGAGTTTTTTTTCTCCTTGGTTCTAGAGAAAAGAAAATGGATAACCAACCAAGGGAAAtgcaaaatgaaaatatttttgcggTTTGGAGGTATGACGGGATGATGGTTTACGAACAAATATTCGAAGCAACAGAGGGATTTAATTTTAAGTATTGCATCGGAGTAGGAGGATATGGAGTTGTTTACAAAGCGAAGTTGCCCAGCACTGGCCAAGTTGTTGCTGTGAAGAAACTTCATCCTTTACAAGATGACGAGTCCATGGACAATTCAAAAGCTTTTGAAAGTGAGATTCGAGCATTGACGGAAATATGCCATCGAAACATTGTGAAACTTTATGGGTTTTGCTCACATGTAGAGCAATCCCTTCTTATTTACCAGTTTATAGAGAGAGGAAGCTTGGGGAAGATGCTAAGCAATGGTAATCGAGAACAAGCAATGGAGTTGAACTGGAGTAGGAGGGTAAATGTGGTGAGAGGAATTGCAAATGCTTTGTCCTACATGCACCATGATTGTTCACCCCCCATAATTCATCGTGACATATCTAGTAACAATGTTTTGTTGGATTTGGAGTACGAAGCTCATGTGTCTGATTTTGGGACTGCTAGGCTTTTAAAGCCTGATTCCTCCAATTGGAGTTCAATGGCAGGGACGATTGGATACACAGCTCCAG AGCTTTCCTATACGATGAAAGTGACAGAGAAGTGTGATGTTTATAGCTTTGGAGTAGTGTCAATGGAAGTAATTATGGGAAGGCATCCAGGTGACCTCATCTCATCTCTACCATTCTCCTCGTCATTAccatcaacatcatcatcattatccACTCACCATGTACTGTTGAAAGATGTGGTAGACCAACGTCTATCACCTCCTACAAATAAACTTGCAAATGAAGTGGCCTGGATTGTGAAGCTAGCATTTGCATGCTTGTACTCTAATCCTCAAATTCGACCAACAATGCGACAAGTTTCACAAAAATTATCAGTTAAAAAGCCACCTCTGCAGAAGTCATTCTCCACACTTGCACTGGATGACATCTTGGCGACAAATATCTAA
- the LOC131159308 gene encoding probable leucine-rich repeat receptor-like protein kinase At1g35710 isoform X2 encodes MSTHPRLLSFLLFFLLIHLLFLASPPPPPSHCAAFVSALVATTSQTNALVAWKASLDNHSQSILSSWVGTDPCNRWIGIGCHKSIRSIAYVNLTGLALRGTLHSFNFSSFQHLQKLDLSNNSLFGNIPSNLGMLKSLNDLELSNNNLTGPIPTTLGDLHNLTTLHLYDNMLSGSIPREIGRLNSLNDLELSGNNLTGPIPTTIGDLRNLTTLYLHRNMLSGSIPREIGMLKSLNNLYLSGNNLTDPIPTTIGDLRNLTTLYLYDNMLSGSIPREIGMLKSLNELDLSGNNLTGPIPTTIGDLGNLTTLYLYDNMLSGSIPREIGMLKSLIVLSLSFNNLTASIPSSIRNLKNLTTLYLGENELTGSIPREIGMLKSLNSLELSNNNLTGPIPTTIGDMGNLTILYLYDNNLTGALPTAIGNFTKLTSLSLYNNLLSGLLPSEIGKLKSLQELHLFSNKFYGSIPQEMNNLTHLRLLALSDNKFIGHFPENTCLGGLLENFTIQDNHFIGSIAKILRNCTTLVRVRLERNQFTGNISEHFGIYPNLNYMDLSNNKFYGELSHKWGQCYRMTALKLSNNKISSEIPLELGKATNLQVLDLSSNNLVGTIPKELGRLTSMLVLLLDNNKLSGTIPLEILTLSSLEHLSMASNNLSGLVPKEIGECKRLWILSMCNNRFEGTLPFQIGKLESLQFLDLSMNLFVGEIPQQVGKLNKLETLNLSHNGFSGSIPSTFDDLIALTSVDVSYNKHLEGPIPTAKPFQIAQIDSYRNTSLCGSVLGLEACPSTISHISHEEKGNKIMILTAVSIMAVVFSILIIAGVFFLLGSREKKMDNQPREMQNENIFAVWRYDGMMVYEQIFEATEGFNFKYCIGVGGYGVVYKAKLPSTGQVVAVKKLHPLQDDESMDNSKAFESEIRALTEICHRNIVKLYGFCSHVEQSLLIYQFIERGSLGKMLSNGNREQAMELNWSRRVNVVRGIANALSYMHHDCSPPIIHRDISSNNVLLDLEYEAHVSDFGTARLLKPDSSNWSSMAGTIGYTAPALE; translated from the exons ATGTCTACCCACCCCCGGCTTCTTTccttccttctcttcttcctcctcATCCACCTCCTCTTTCTTGCatcccctcctcctcctccttcccaTTGCGCTGCTTTTGTCTCTGCTTTAGTCGCCACTACTTCTCAAACAAATGCTTTGGTGGCATGGAAGGCGAGTCTTGACAACCACAGCCAATCTATTTTGTCCTCTTGGGTTGGAACCGACCCTTGCAATCGATGGATTGGAATTGGGTGTCACAAGTCCATAAGGAGCATTGCATATGTAAACCTCACGGGCCTTGCTTTGAGAGGTACGCTCCATAGTTTTAATTTCTCGTCCTTCCAACACCTCCAAAAGCTTGATCTTAGCAACAACTCCCTCTTCGGAAACATTCCCTCGAATCTAGGAATGCTTAAGTCTCTCAATGACCTTGAATTGTCAAATAACAACCTCACAGGGCCAATCCCAACTACTCTAGGAGACTTGCACAACTTGACCACCCTGCACCTTTATGATAACATGCTTTCTGGATCTATTCCTCGAGAGATAGGAAGGCTTAATTCTCTTAATGACCTTGAATTGTCAGGTAACAACCTCACAGGGCCAATCCCAACTACTATAGGAGACTTGCGCAACTTGACCACCCTGTACCTTCATCGTAACATGCTTTCTGGATCTATTCCTCGAGAGATAGGAATGCTTAAGTCTCTCAATAACCTTTATTTGTCAGGTAACAACCTCACAGACCCAATCCCAACTACTATAGGAGACTTGCGCAACTTGACCACCCTGTACCTTTATGACAACATGCTTTCTGGATCTATTCCTCGTGAGATAGGAATGCTTAAGTCTCTCAATGAACTTGATTTGTCAGGTAACAACCTCACAGGGCCAATCCCAACTACTATAGGAGACTTGGGCAACTTGACCACCTTGTACCTTTATGACAACATGCTTTCTGGATCTATTCCTCGAGAGATAGGAATGCTTAAGTCTCTCATTGTTCTTTCATTGTCATTTAACAATCTCACAGCTTCAATTCCAAGTTCgataagaaatttaaaaaacttGACCACTTTGTACCTTGGGGAAAATGAACTTACTGGATCTATTCCTCGAGAGATAGGAATGCTTAAGTCTCTCAATAGCCTTGAATTGTCAAATAACAACCTCACAGGGCCAATCCCAACTACTATAGGAGACATGGGCAacttgaccatcctgtacctttatGACAACAACCTCACGGGGGCCCTTCCAACTGCAATTGGAAATTTTACTAAGCTCACCTCCCTATCACTATATAATAATCTATTATCAGGCCTACTCCCTTCAGAAATAGGGAAATTGAAGTCTCTTCAAGAGTTACACTTGTTTTCCAACAAATTTTATGGCTCAATTCCTCAAGAGATGAATAATCTTACACATTTGAGGCTCCTGGCTTTATCTGATAACAAATTTATTGGCCATTTTCCAGAAAATACATGCCTTGGTGGTTTGCTTGAGAATTTTACTATACAAGATAACCATTTCATAGGTTCCATTGCAAAAATCTTAAGGAACTGTACTACCCTAGTTAGGGTTAGGCTAGAAAGGAATCAGTTCACTGGAAACATATCAGAACATTTTGGCATATACCCAAATTTAAATTATATGGATTTGAGCAACAATAAATTCTATGGCGAGCTTTCTCATAAGTGGGGGCAATGCTATAGAATGACGGCCCTAAAACTCTCCAACAATAAAATCTCAAGTGAGATTCCTCTTGAACTTGGCAAAGCTACAAATCTACAAGTGCTTGACCTCTCCTCAAATAACCTTGTTGGGACGATCCCAAAGGAACTTGGGAGATTGACATCAATGTTAGTCCTTTTGCTAGACAACAACAAGCTTTCAGGCACTATTCCATTAGAAATTCTAACGCTTTCAAGTCTAGAACATCTTAGCATGGCATCAAATAATTTAAGTGGCTTAGTTCCGAAAGAAATAGGGGAGTGCAAAAGATTATGGATCTTGAGTATGTGTAATAACAGATTTGAAGGAACTCTGCCATTTCAAATTGGCAAGTTAGAATCTTTGCAATTTCTTGATCTAAGCATGAATTTGTTTGTTGGAGAGATACCACAGCAGGTTGGCAAATTGAATAAGTTGGAAACATTGAATCTCTCCCACAATGGATTCTCCGGTTCAATTCCATCCACCTTTGATGATCTCATTGCCTTGACATCTGTCGATGTATCCTACAATAAGCACTTAGAGGGTCCTATTCCTACGGCCAAGCCCTTTCAAATTGCTCAAATTGATTCCTACAGAAACACAAGCTTATGTGGCAGTGTCCTAGGTTTGGAGGCTTGTCCCTCTACGATTAGCCACATTTCTCATgaagaaaagggaaataaaatCATGATCTTGACTGCAGTCTCCATAATGGCAGTAGTATTTTCCATACTCATTATAGCTGGAGTTTTTTTTCTCCTTGGTTCTAGAGAAAAGAAAATGGATAACCAACCAAGGGAAAtgcaaaatgaaaatatttttgcggTTTGGAGGTATGACGGGATGATGGTTTACGAACAAATATTCGAAGCAACAGAGGGATTTAATTTTAAGTATTGCATCGGAGTAGGAGGATATGGAGTTGTTTACAAAGCGAAGTTGCCCAGCACTGGCCAAGTTGTTGCTGTGAAGAAACTTCATCCTTTACAAGATGACGAGTCCATGGACAATTCAAAAGCTTTTGAAAGTGAGATTCGAGCATTGACGGAAATATGCCATCGAAACATTGTGAAACTTTATGGGTTTTGCTCACATGTAGAGCAATCCCTTCTTATTTACCAGTTTATAGAGAGAGGAAGCTTGGGGAAGATGCTAAGCAATGGTAATCGAGAACAAGCAATGGAGTTGAACTGGAGTAGGAGGGTAAATGTGGTGAGAGGAATTGCAAATGCTTTGTCCTACATGCACCATGATTGTTCACCCCCCATAATTCATCGTGACATATCTAGTAACAATGTTTTGTTGGATTTGGAGTACGAAGCTCATGTGTCTGATTTTGGGACTGCTAGGCTTTTAAAGCCTGATTCCTCCAATTGGAGTTCAATGGCAGGGACGATTGGATACACAGCTCCAG CTTTGGAGTAG